The following proteins come from a genomic window of Myroides odoratus DSM 2801:
- the rsgA gene encoding ribosome small subunit-dependent GTPase A: MKGTVYKSTGSWYLVKGEDGQFYNCRIKGKFRIKGIKSTNPLAVGDHVIFELETTNDATTGVIHEIAPRMNYIVRKSVNLSKQVHIIASNIDTMFLIVTIDNPVTTTSFIDRFLVTAEAYGIKTVLVFNKIDTYSEDALDEQLYLQYIYSQIGYECLRVSALESKGIDAIKERMIGKVSMFSGHSGVGKSTLINAIEPGLNLKTAQISEQHQQGQHTTTFAEMFDLTFDAAIIDTPGIRGFGVVDMAPQEVGDYFPEFFALKDQCKFNNCLHREEPHCAVKDALDRDELAWSRYKTYIQILDGEEEHYRTDIYKDGRNQEE, translated from the coding sequence ATGAAAGGAACAGTTTATAAATCAACAGGTAGCTGGTATCTTGTGAAAGGTGAAGATGGGCAATTTTACAATTGCCGCATCAAGGGAAAGTTTCGTATTAAGGGAATCAAAAGTACAAATCCCCTTGCAGTAGGTGATCACGTTATTTTTGAATTAGAAACAACGAATGATGCAACTACTGGTGTGATTCACGAGATTGCTCCTCGTATGAATTATATTGTGCGTAAATCAGTAAACTTATCTAAACAAGTACATATCATCGCTTCGAATATCGATACGATGTTCTTAATTGTTACGATTGATAATCCCGTGACTACAACGAGCTTTATTGATCGTTTTTTAGTTACAGCGGAAGCGTATGGAATTAAAACGGTTTTAGTTTTCAATAAGATTGATACTTATTCAGAAGATGCATTAGATGAGCAATTGTATTTGCAATACATCTATTCTCAAATAGGATATGAGTGTTTGCGTGTATCTGCATTAGAATCAAAAGGAATCGATGCGATTAAAGAACGCATGATTGGCAAGGTATCGATGTTCTCTGGGCATTCAGGGGTTGGGAAATCAACGTTGATTAATGCGATTGAACCTGGATTAAACCTGAAAACGGCACAAATCTCAGAGCAACATCAACAAGGGCAACATACTACTACGTTTGCTGAGATGTTTGACTTAACGTTTGACGCGGCGATTATAGATACGCCTGGAATTCGTGGATTTGGAGTTGTTGATATGGCACCTCAAGAAGTCGGAGATTATTTTCCTGAATTTTTTGCCTTAAAAGATCAGTGTAAATTCAATAACTGTTTACATCGAGAAGAGCCACATTGTGCAGTAAAAGACGCTTTAGATCGAGATGAATTGGCTTGGTCGCGTTACAAAACCTACATCCAAATTTTAGATGGAGAAGAAGAGCATTATCGTACAGATATTTATAAAGACGGAAGAAACCAAGAAGAATAA
- a CDS encoding DUF3857 domain-containing protein, which yields MRLFLWLLLMPSCLFAQKNIPVNEIPEKLKQHAFSVINEELVEVKVLSYDRFTVNTKKTITVLNEKGLGDLNFDEYYTSKSRKIKNIRVSMYDDGGNLQRTFKKSDFKDYSLNQGVSISDSRLLSLDFKPSKYPVIFVFESEVESKNTAFLPKWYPIQTYGQSVLVSKFSIEVPATLKLNSKIYNEGFYPIEEKKEANAVQYTLRNFPALLDESLSPNFQRFIPKGIFSLDQVNLEQVAGSFSNWEELGNWYYANLVKGTETLSPATKAKVQELVKGVDDPIEKAKILYAYMQSKTRYISIQLGIGGWQPMHAKEVDALGYGDCKGLTNYLRAMLKEVGVETYPVLLYGSSTPIDIESESVCLQGNHMILALPVENGYQWIECTSQKAPFGFIGGFTDNRNVLVVKEKGSELVQTKKYSYAESLQKSNTVLTLDQEGNALVDIKIESSGVQFDNRFFTYSLDSKEKEKLYKRLFSDFKNIQFSTLNVALDSENTLYKEFFTFKTDKYAQKLGNRLVLALGNWNTVSSTLTNARNRVTPFYLKTDWQDLDQVEIIIPAGYILDVVPEDIEIKSKFGDYIVQFNYENNQLKYQRSLHNIGGIYTKEEYGAYKEFREKVNQADQLKIVLKQQK from the coding sequence ATGCGTCTCTTTCTTTGGCTTCTATTAATGCCGTCTTGTCTATTTGCACAAAAGAATATTCCAGTAAATGAAATACCAGAAAAATTAAAACAGCATGCCTTCTCCGTGATTAATGAAGAATTGGTAGAAGTGAAAGTGTTGTCTTATGATCGGTTTACTGTAAACACAAAAAAAACAATTACGGTCCTCAATGAAAAAGGATTGGGTGATCTTAATTTTGATGAATACTATACCAGTAAAAGTAGGAAAATCAAAAATATCCGAGTGTCAATGTATGATGATGGTGGAAATCTTCAACGTACATTTAAAAAAAGTGATTTTAAAGACTATTCGCTTAATCAAGGGGTGAGTATTTCAGACAGTCGTTTGTTAAGCCTTGATTTTAAACCGTCAAAATATCCCGTTATCTTTGTGTTTGAAAGTGAAGTAGAATCTAAAAATACTGCATTTCTTCCCAAGTGGTATCCCATTCAAACCTATGGACAATCCGTTTTAGTATCTAAGTTTTCGATTGAAGTGCCAGCTACATTAAAACTCAATTCCAAAATATACAACGAAGGTTTCTATCCCATAGAAGAAAAGAAGGAGGCTAATGCTGTTCAGTATACTTTACGAAATTTTCCTGCTTTACTGGATGAAAGCTTATCTCCTAATTTCCAACGATTTATTCCAAAGGGAATTTTTTCTTTAGATCAGGTTAATCTTGAACAGGTAGCAGGTTCATTCTCAAACTGGGAAGAATTAGGAAATTGGTACTATGCCAATTTAGTTAAAGGAACAGAAACGTTATCTCCAGCAACAAAAGCAAAAGTTCAGGAACTAGTAAAAGGGGTTGATGATCCAATTGAAAAAGCCAAAATTTTATATGCATATATGCAGAGTAAAACTCGATATATCAGCATTCAATTGGGAATTGGAGGGTGGCAACCTATGCATGCAAAAGAGGTCGATGCTTTAGGATATGGTGATTGCAAAGGTTTGACGAATTATTTGCGAGCAATGTTAAAAGAGGTTGGAGTAGAAACGTATCCTGTTCTTCTTTATGGATCTTCTACGCCTATAGATATAGAAAGTGAGTCCGTTTGTTTACAAGGAAATCACATGATTTTGGCTTTACCTGTAGAAAATGGGTACCAATGGATTGAATGTACGAGCCAAAAAGCTCCTTTTGGTTTTATTGGAGGATTTACAGATAATCGAAATGTATTAGTTGTAAAAGAAAAAGGGAGTGAGCTCGTTCAGACGAAGAAGTATAGCTATGCAGAAAGTCTTCAAAAAAGTAATACTGTGTTGACATTAGATCAAGAAGGCAATGCACTTGTAGATATTAAAATTGAATCGTCTGGAGTACAATTTGACAACAGATTTTTTACGTATTCATTGGATTCAAAAGAAAAAGAAAAACTATACAAGCGTTTGTTTTCAGATTTTAAAAACATTCAATTTTCTACACTGAATGTAGCGTTAGATAGCGAGAATACGTTATACAAAGAGTTTTTTACGTTTAAAACGGATAAATATGCTCAGAAATTAGGGAACCGACTAGTGCTAGCTTTAGGAAATTGGAATACAGTTTCATCCACGTTGACCAATGCAAGAAATAGAGTTACTCCGTTTTACTTGAAAACAGATTGGCAAGACTTAGATCAAGTTGAAATAATAATTCCAGCGGGTTATATATTGGATGTTGTACCTGAAGATATTGAGATTAAAAGCAAATTTGGAGACTATATTGTACAATTTAACTATGAAAATAACCAATTGAAATATCAAAGAAGCTTACATAATATAGGTGGAATCTACACCAAAGAAGAATATGGGGCATATAAAGAATTTAGAGAAAAGGTAAATCAAGCGGATCAGCTTAAAATAGTTTTGAAACAACAGAAATAA
- a CDS encoding DUF3857 domain-containing protein: MKKIILLLLVLGSPILVFGQDFLGKVTLEELREEKDLVNPEADASILNEEGKVYFDYIPSVGFKMNQVVSRKIKVYTKEGISYVDLSVPYYTGKGVIEQVKIDQVFTYNEKDGKIEKSKLKSNAIFDDKTNENWKKKQVIIPDVKEGSIVEYKYTITSDYFNIIPAWYFQRNIPIRKSSYEVRIPEYLVYTNRLRGDVNIVRSNNTETKKIRVTNTHPFQEVSLKETVQNYTVTNVPPIKSEPYIDNMENYRGSIQFDLSMINYPNQSPKVISLSEDDLIKSIYENGSFKNQLEQTKYFEKAIDLASYKELTDEEKLNKVLTFVKENISWNEKHGYYTNDGVKKAFENKTGNVAEINLMLTSMLRYVGLTANPILVSTINNGTDLSLQKTSFNGVVSSVELNKVVYLLDGTSKYTSTNIIPIRNLNWIGVIINKNGGYGKVDMKPNFHSISSENFVLNWNNDDVELGLGQALFSYKDYMAYLGRINVQDQSDEQIISEFEQSYENMNIKNIKVYNREDVSKDLNLRFSFEKPKFASKIGNELYLNPMQFYDLKSNPFKSEVRTMPISFTFPKIDLYKVTVKVPMGYEVEYLPKTLELVDATVGLKAVYKVEREDNTLHCSLEFARSLLTIEPSNYNKVKDFYEKLVNKLEDQIIFKKI; the protein is encoded by the coding sequence ATGAAAAAAATAATTTTATTGTTACTGGTTTTAGGAAGTCCTATTCTTGTATTCGGTCAAGATTTTTTAGGAAAAGTAACGTTAGAGGAGCTTAGAGAAGAAAAAGACTTAGTCAATCCAGAAGCAGATGCCTCTATTTTAAATGAGGAAGGAAAAGTGTATTTTGATTACATCCCTAGTGTTGGGTTTAAAATGAATCAAGTGGTAAGCCGAAAAATAAAAGTATACACAAAAGAAGGAATATCTTATGTTGATTTAAGTGTGCCTTATTATACTGGTAAGGGAGTGATTGAACAAGTGAAAATAGATCAAGTATTTACGTATAATGAGAAAGATGGAAAAATCGAAAAAAGTAAATTAAAATCCAATGCGATTTTCGATGATAAGACAAATGAAAATTGGAAGAAGAAGCAAGTCATCATTCCCGATGTTAAAGAAGGAAGTATTGTGGAGTACAAATACACCATTACAAGTGATTATTTTAATATAATTCCAGCTTGGTACTTTCAAAGAAACATTCCAATTCGCAAATCAAGTTATGAAGTAAGAATACCTGAATATTTGGTATATACCAATCGATTAAGGGGAGATGTTAATATAGTAAGGAGTAATAATACAGAAACAAAAAAGATTCGTGTAACCAATACACATCCGTTCCAAGAAGTTAGTTTAAAAGAAACGGTACAGAACTATACTGTTACTAATGTTCCACCTATAAAAAGTGAGCCTTATATCGACAATATGGAAAATTATAGAGGAAGTATTCAGTTCGATTTAAGTATGATTAATTATCCAAATCAAAGCCCGAAAGTTATTTCTTTAAGCGAGGATGATTTAATTAAAAGCATCTACGAAAATGGAAGTTTTAAGAATCAATTGGAACAGACAAAATATTTCGAAAAGGCCATTGACTTAGCTAGTTATAAAGAGCTGACAGATGAAGAGAAGTTAAATAAAGTATTGACTTTTGTTAAGGAGAATATCTCATGGAATGAGAAACATGGATATTATACGAATGATGGAGTAAAGAAAGCATTTGAAAATAAAACAGGGAATGTTGCAGAAATCAATTTAATGCTAACTAGTATGTTGCGATATGTTGGTTTAACAGCTAATCCAATTTTGGTCAGTACAATAAACAACGGAACAGACTTATCTCTTCAAAAAACTTCATTTAATGGTGTAGTGAGTAGTGTTGAGCTAAATAAAGTTGTTTACTTACTAGATGGCACAAGTAAATATACGAGTACTAATATTATACCCATTCGAAACTTAAACTGGATAGGAGTTATAATTAATAAAAATGGAGGATACGGTAAAGTAGATATGAAACCTAATTTTCATTCCATTTCATCAGAGAACTTTGTACTAAATTGGAATAATGATGATGTGGAGTTAGGATTAGGGCAGGCACTTTTTTCGTACAAAGATTATATGGCTTATTTAGGAAGAATTAATGTTCAAGATCAGAGTGATGAACAAATTATCAGTGAATTTGAACAATCCTATGAGAATATGAATATTAAAAACATAAAAGTATACAATAGAGAAGACGTAAGTAAAGATCTTAATCTTCGTTTTTCTTTTGAAAAACCAAAGTTTGCTTCAAAAATAGGTAATGAGTTGTACTTGAATCCCATGCAGTTTTATGATTTAAAATCCAATCCTTTTAAATCGGAGGTGCGCACAATGCCAATATCGTTTACATTTCCAAAAATTGATTTGTACAAAGTGACAGTGAAGGTTCCTATGGGGTATGAAGTAGAATATTTACCTAAGACGTTGGAATTAGTAGATGCTACTGTAGGATTAAAAGCAGTTTATAAAGTAGAAAGGGAAGACAATACACTACATTGTAGTTTAGAATTCGCTAGATCACTTCTTACGATAGAACCATCGAACTATAATAAGGTCAAAGATTTTTACGAGAAATTGGTGAATAAATTGGAAGATCAAATCATCTTTAAAAAGATATAA
- a CDS encoding DUF3857 domain-containing protein, which yields MNKVVLFAFGILSCTALAQQTSNQLLGEINIIQSPDAIFKTQADAVVLNEEGVVEYEFHEESGFKLKQTVKRSVLIQTKDGISHASLQIPFYFGRYAKEEVVIESYKIYRIVNGKEEVVGIDKATNTKVEEDFYLKEIKVNDIQVGDRIEYTYTKVIDNIDTIPVWYFQEDIPKLKSSYTVKIPDNLTYLITTTGNLSLNEKKEVTQDARNLSSSRWGTSYRFKEAILQYSAVNIPAFQYEPFMDNSQNNVSSIRFDLIQFQYPMSSSVVIPHEPAAVAKEIYKGRNFGSELRLDSYWIKQLKDFPVVDGSELEKAAQMIAFVQSKIKWNQQYGYWAEKGVKKAMNQGVGNGADINLALIGALRAVGIYAEPIVLSTQSNGKAPLLFSRFMNHVIVGFKIENQLYVVDGVLPNAELNVLPFEDLNGTGWMITEEFTVTKIDLTPKQLSFKQEEFSLQLDESGHVAGQLNSTLTRYEALAFQTRYGESPLNRSRGDIEARSPQLFLSDGKITPKQGEVELAFQVRKFNFATIEEEGKTMRFNPLALYRDKENPFVSATRQSDVYFMYPFMDMYKVTIQLPEGYKVKQLANSGILTNKTIGINMTYEVKELDANQLQIAYTLRVTNMVVPKEYYNELRAFYLEMNSKMNQSIVLEKINEGVKK from the coding sequence ATGAATAAGGTTGTACTATTTGCCTTTGGAATTTTAAGTTGTACTGCGTTAGCACAACAAACTTCGAATCAATTGTTGGGTGAAATCAATATCATACAATCACCTGATGCTATATTTAAAACTCAGGCTGATGCTGTTGTATTGAATGAAGAAGGCGTAGTAGAGTACGAATTTCATGAAGAAAGTGGATTCAAACTTAAACAAACGGTAAAACGCAGTGTTTTAATTCAAACAAAAGATGGAATCAGCCATGCTAGTTTACAAATCCCTTTTTATTTTGGTCGATATGCGAAAGAAGAAGTCGTTATTGAGTCCTATAAAATTTATCGCATCGTCAATGGAAAAGAAGAAGTAGTAGGGATTGACAAGGCAACAAATACAAAGGTTGAAGAAGATTTCTACCTGAAAGAAATTAAAGTGAACGATATTCAAGTAGGCGATCGCATTGAGTATACCTATACAAAAGTCATCGATAATATTGATACTATTCCTGTTTGGTATTTTCAGGAGGATATTCCCAAACTAAAAAGTAGTTATACCGTTAAGATTCCAGATAATCTGACTTATCTTATAACGACTACAGGGAATCTATCTTTAAATGAAAAAAAAGAAGTTACCCAAGATGCGCGCAACTTATCTTCATCAAGATGGGGAACTTCGTATCGATTCAAAGAAGCAATTCTGCAATACAGTGCTGTGAATATCCCTGCTTTTCAATATGAACCTTTCATGGATAATAGCCAAAACAATGTCAGTAGCATCCGCTTTGATTTAATTCAGTTTCAATACCCTATGAGTTCTTCTGTGGTGATTCCTCATGAACCTGCTGCCGTTGCTAAGGAAATTTACAAAGGAAGAAATTTTGGCAGTGAGCTGCGTTTGGATTCGTATTGGATTAAACAATTGAAAGATTTTCCAGTTGTAGATGGAAGCGAGTTAGAAAAAGCGGCGCAAATGATTGCATTTGTTCAAAGTAAAATCAAGTGGAATCAACAGTATGGCTATTGGGCAGAAAAAGGAGTAAAGAAAGCCATGAATCAAGGCGTAGGAAATGGAGCAGATATTAATTTAGCTTTAATTGGCGCTTTGCGTGCAGTTGGAATTTATGCAGAACCAATTGTTTTAAGTACGCAATCAAATGGTAAAGCACCTTTGTTGTTTTCTCGTTTTATGAATCACGTCATTGTAGGATTTAAAATAGAGAATCAATTGTATGTAGTAGATGGAGTACTGCCAAATGCTGAATTGAACGTACTTCCTTTTGAAGATTTAAATGGAACGGGATGGATGATTACGGAAGAATTTACAGTGACTAAAATAGATTTAACCCCCAAACAACTTTCATTCAAACAAGAGGAATTCTCTTTACAATTGGATGAGTCGGGGCATGTGGCTGGGCAGTTGAACAGTACCTTAACACGTTATGAGGCTTTGGCTTTTCAAACGAGATATGGTGAGAGCCCGCTCAATAGAAGCCGCGGTGATATTGAAGCTCGTAGCCCGCAGTTGTTTTTAAGTGATGGAAAAATAACCCCAAAACAAGGAGAGGTTGAGCTGGCATTTCAAGTGCGAAAGTTTAACTTTGCCACGATTGAGGAAGAGGGGAAAACGATGAGGTTTAATCCTTTAGCCTTGTATCGAGATAAAGAGAATCCATTTGTTAGTGCAACTAGACAATCGGATGTTTACTTTATGTATCCGTTTATGGATATGTATAAAGTTACGATCCAACTGCCTGAAGGTTATAAGGTGAAGCAGTTAGCTAATAGTGGTATATTGACAAATAAAACAATAGGGATAAACATGACGTATGAAGTGAAGGAACTAGATGCAAACCAATTGCAAATTGCCTATACTTTACGCGTGACCAATATGGTTGTACCAAAAGAATATTACAATGAATTGCGCGCATTCTATCTAGAAATGAATAGTAAAATGAACCAATCCATTGTGTTGGAAAAAATAAACGAAGGAGTAAAAAAATAA
- the dtd gene encoding D-aminoacyl-tRNA deacylase encodes MRIVIQRVTEASVTVEGTIISSIGTGLLVLVGIEEIDTKQDIEWLSGKLVNLRIFEDEQGVMNKSVLDIEGEVLIVSQFTLHASTKKGNRPSYIKAAKPDFAIPMYEDFVAQVSRDLNKKVQTGKFGADMKVALLNDGPVTICIDSQNKE; translated from the coding sequence TTGAGAATAGTAATACAACGCGTAACAGAAGCCTCTGTTACTGTAGAAGGAACAATCATCAGTAGTATTGGTACAGGTTTACTGGTACTAGTAGGAATAGAAGAGATAGATACAAAACAAGATATCGAATGGCTTTCGGGCAAATTGGTGAACTTGCGCATCTTTGAAGATGAACAAGGGGTAATGAATAAATCGGTTCTTGATATCGAAGGAGAGGTACTTATTGTAAGTCAGTTTACCTTACATGCTTCGACGAAAAAAGGAAATCGACCTTCTTATATTAAAGCCGCAAAACCAGATTTCGCGATTCCGATGTATGAAGATTTTGTCGCTCAAGTGTCTCGTGATTTAAATAAAAAAGTTCAAACAGGTAAATTTGGTGCAGATATGAAAGTAGCTTTGCTCAATGATGGACCTGTAACCATTTGCATCGATTCTCAAAATAAGGAATAA
- a CDS encoding nucleotide pyrophosphohydrolase, with protein sequence MNIQDAQLAVDTWIKEHGVRYFNELTNMAQLTEEVGEVARIIARRYGEQSEKESDKNKDLGEELADVIFVVMCLANQTGVNLQEAFDKKMDLKTKRDHDRHHNNEKLK encoded by the coding sequence ATGAATATACAAGACGCACAATTAGCCGTTGATACTTGGATCAAAGAACACGGGGTTCGCTACTTTAATGAATTGACAAATATGGCTCAATTAACGGAAGAAGTAGGGGAAGTAGCCCGAATTATCGCTCGTCGTTATGGCGAACAATCTGAAAAAGAAAGCGATAAGAACAAAGATTTAGGAGAAGAATTAGCTGATGTGATTTTTGTGGTGATGTGTTTAGCGAATCAAACAGGCGTTAATTTACAAGAAGCGTTTGATAAGAAGATGGATCTAAAAACAAAAAGAGATCATGATCGTCATCACAACAACGAAAAATTGAAATAA
- a CDS encoding 3-phosphoshikimate 1-carboxyvinyltransferase, whose amino-acid sequence MQVHLQKSSIILGQTIVISGSKSESNRLLLLQKLFPQLVVENVADSDDVVAMQEGLAHKTAVVDVHHAGTAMRFLTAYFALCQNQTVVLEGSERMRNRPIAPLVDALRALGAQITYTAKEGFPPLRIDGIEAEGGTVEISAAISSQYISALLLVGTRLKKGITIQLLGEITSRPYIEMTLSILRELGAQTSFEGQTITVFPPLQLQQTHFTVEADWSSASYYYSLLALSPLGTTLRLGKYKKVSLQGDSILPSIYAKLGVETVFEADDYIRLTKRAEAQPTFEADFNDTPDLAQTVVVSCFGLGIACHIQGLHTLKIKETDRLVALQNELAKLGGQLVVTADSLTLDAHRSTGMTVPAIDTYQDHRMAMAFAPLVMQMDLLIHEAEVVSKSYPAFWKDLRKIGLQAIESK is encoded by the coding sequence ATGCAAGTTCACCTACAAAAATCATCCATAATATTGGGACAAACCATTGTCATTTCAGGGAGTAAATCTGAAAGCAATCGCTTGTTGCTGTTGCAAAAGTTATTTCCTCAATTGGTTGTTGAGAATGTAGCTGATTCGGATGATGTGGTGGCTATGCAAGAAGGTTTAGCACATAAAACAGCAGTGGTTGACGTGCATCATGCAGGAACAGCTATGCGTTTTTTAACCGCTTATTTTGCTTTATGCCAAAATCAAACGGTGGTTTTAGAGGGGAGTGAACGCATGCGCAATCGCCCTATTGCTCCTTTGGTCGATGCATTACGCGCCTTAGGCGCTCAAATTACTTATACCGCCAAAGAAGGATTTCCACCCTTGCGTATTGATGGCATAGAAGCAGAAGGTGGAACTGTGGAGATATCCGCTGCTATCAGTAGCCAATATATTTCCGCATTACTACTTGTTGGAACGCGTTTAAAAAAAGGAATTACCATACAGCTCTTAGGGGAGATAACTTCAAGGCCCTATATTGAGATGACTTTGTCCATACTCAGAGAGTTGGGAGCCCAAACTTCTTTTGAAGGGCAAACCATTACTGTTTTTCCTCCGCTTCAACTCCAACAAACTCATTTTACAGTAGAAGCAGATTGGTCATCCGCTTCCTATTATTATTCTCTCTTGGCTTTGTCTCCTTTAGGTACAACACTGCGCTTGGGGAAATACAAAAAGGTGAGCTTACAAGGAGATTCCATCTTGCCTTCGATTTACGCTAAACTCGGCGTAGAAACAGTTTTTGAAGCTGATGATTACATTCGATTAACGAAAAGAGCAGAAGCTCAACCTACTTTTGAAGCTGATTTCAACGATACGCCTGATTTAGCCCAAACAGTAGTGGTCAGTTGTTTTGGTTTGGGAATCGCTTGTCATATACAAGGTTTACATACATTGAAAATCAAAGAAACCGATCGCTTAGTGGCTTTGCAAAACGAATTGGCTAAACTAGGAGGGCAGCTGGTGGTTACAGCAGATAGTTTAACATTGGATGCGCATAGAAGTACAGGAATGACAGTACCAGCTATTGATACTTATCAAGATCATCGGATGGCGATGGCATTTGCTCCGCTTGTGATGCAAATGGATCTCCTTATTCATGAAGCAGAAGTTGTCAGTAAATCATACCCTGCCTTTTGGAAAGACCTCCGAAAAATTGGTCTTCAGGCTATTGAATCTAAGTGA
- the queA gene encoding tRNA preQ1(34) S-adenosylmethionine ribosyltransferase-isomerase QueA, translating into MKLSNFNFDLPEELLAEFPAENRDEARLMVIDRKTGTIEHKLFKDVVDYFGEGDVMVLNNTKVFPARLYGNKEKTGARIEVFLLRELNEEQRLWDVLVDPARKIRIGNKLYFGEDDSLVAEVIDNTTSRGRTLRFLYDGSYEEFRTKLQELGETPIPKYINREVVPEDAERYQTIYAKEEGAVAAPTAGLHFSKHLMKRLEINGIKFAEITLHIGLGTFNPVEVEDLSKHKMDSEEFVVSQEACDIVNNAKEEKHRVCAVGTTCMRALESSVSSSQTLNPYRGWTNKFIFPPYDFSIADCMITNFHMPKSTLLMMISAFCGHDLMMKAYKEAVEEGYKFYSYGDAMLIL; encoded by the coding sequence ATGAAGTTATCAAACTTTAATTTTGATTTGCCAGAAGAATTATTGGCAGAGTTTCCAGCTGAGAATAGAGATGAGGCTCGTTTAATGGTTATTGACCGTAAAACGGGAACGATCGAGCATAAATTATTCAAAGATGTTGTGGATTATTTTGGAGAAGGTGATGTAATGGTTTTAAACAATACGAAAGTATTTCCTGCACGTCTTTATGGAAATAAAGAAAAAACGGGTGCTAGAATCGAAGTTTTCTTATTGCGCGAATTGAATGAAGAACAACGTTTATGGGATGTATTAGTAGATCCTGCGCGTAAGATTCGAATTGGAAATAAATTGTACTTTGGAGAAGACGATTCATTAGTTGCTGAAGTTATCGATAATACAACTTCTAGAGGTAGAACGTTGCGCTTTTTATATGATGGTTCATACGAGGAGTTCAGAACGAAACTACAAGAATTAGGAGAAACACCAATCCCGAAATACATCAACAGAGAAGTAGTTCCAGAAGATGCAGAACGTTACCAAACGATTTATGCAAAAGAAGAAGGTGCAGTAGCTGCTCCAACTGCAGGATTACACTTTTCTAAACACTTGATGAAACGCTTAGAAATCAACGGAATTAAATTTGCTGAAATCACTTTACATATTGGTTTAGGTACATTCAATCCAGTTGAAGTAGAAGACTTGTCAAAACACAAAATGGATTCAGAAGAATTTGTGGTGTCTCAAGAAGCTTGTGATATTGTAAATAATGCAAAAGAAGAAAAACATAGAGTATGTGCTGTTGGTACTACTTGTATGAGAGCTTTAGAAAGTTCTGTTTCATCAAGCCAAACCCTAAACCCATATAGAGGATGGACAAATAAATTTATTTTCCCTCCTTATGATTTTAGTATTGCCGATTGTATGATTACAAACTTCCACATGCCAAAATCTACTTTATTAATGATGATTTCTGCTTTCTGTGGTCATGATTTAATGATGAAAGCATACAAAGAAGCGGTAGAAGAAGGATACAAATTCTATTCTTACGGAGATGCAATGTTGATCTTATAA